A genomic segment from Paraburkholderia hayleyella encodes:
- a CDS encoding transketolase, with protein sequence MRQPLCDALVARATTPEMVFLTGDLGFAALEPLREAMGQRFINAGVAEQNMISVAAAMARQNWEPWVYSIAPFCYARPFEQIRNDVTFHNLPVRIIGNGGGYGYGVMGPTHHAIEDYGILLTLPNLTAFIPAFDEDIAAVIQRAGALPGAAYIRLGRSEAPRHFVLPAYSPWRHLVAGEGPPVIVVGPLAGTYLEALTALASALRPNLWVVSELPLAANALPEQLMTQIALTGTCFVVEEHVARGSFGSELALHLLGHGVFSKMHHLPAKAHHYPRYGSQRYLREASGLDPQSLLSALGLS encoded by the coding sequence ATGAGACAACCATTATGTGACGCCCTGGTGGCGCGTGCCACCACACCGGAGATGGTGTTCCTCACAGGCGACCTGGGTTTCGCGGCGCTTGAACCCTTGCGTGAAGCGATGGGGCAACGCTTCATCAATGCGGGCGTGGCGGAACAAAACATGATCTCGGTCGCCGCAGCCATGGCCCGGCAAAACTGGGAGCCCTGGGTTTATAGCATCGCGCCTTTTTGCTATGCCCGGCCTTTCGAGCAAATCCGCAACGACGTGACCTTTCACAACTTGCCTGTGCGGATCATCGGCAATGGCGGCGGCTACGGTTATGGCGTGATGGGGCCCACGCACCATGCCATCGAGGATTACGGTATCTTGCTGACGCTGCCCAATCTCACGGCCTTCATCCCAGCCTTCGATGAAGATATCGCCGCAGTGATACAGCGCGCAGGTGCCTTGCCGGGCGCGGCCTATATCCGCCTGGGCCGGAGCGAAGCGCCCCGGCATTTTGTGCTCCCCGCCTACTCGCCCTGGCGTCATCTCGTCGCGGGTGAAGGCCCGCCAGTGATCGTCGTCGGCCCGCTTGCGGGAACCTATCTCGAGGCACTAACCGCGCTAGCCAGCGCGCTCAGGCCCAACCTGTGGGTCGTGAGCGAGTTGCCGCTCGCGGCCAATGCCCTCCCCGAACAACTGATGACACAAATTGCCCTGACCGGAACCTGTTTCGTGGTTGAAGAGCATGTCGCGCGAGGCAGTTTTGGCTCTGAGTTGGCACTGCATCTGCTTGGCCACGGTGTCTTCTCGAAGATGCATCACTTGCCGGCGAAGGCGCATCATTACCCGCGTTACGGCTCGCAACGCTATCTGCGCGAAGCGTCTGGCCTCGATCCGCAGAGCCTGCTCAGCGCGCTCGGCCTTTCCTAA
- a CDS encoding 1-deoxy-D-xylulose-5-phosphate synthase N-terminal domain-containing protein, translated as MEQPQILDQQRMTQIRLRLIRMHFESGVGHIGGNLSSLDALALLFNEYVGPADHFILSKGHSAGALYSALWSVGKLDDKTLTTFHKDGTLLAGHPPARGIPEILFATGSLGHGLSLAAGTALAGRMRNTSSHVYCMTSDGEWQEGSTWEALIFCSHQRLANLTVLVDHNQLQGFGSTQSVASMAPLWTRLQGFDIEIDVVNGHDLDAIRAVLDKRPGRPHFVMLETLKGKGVSFMENRMEWHYLPLNEAQYQQAIAELGGYETTIM; from the coding sequence ATGGAACAACCTCAAATCCTGGATCAGCAACGGATGACGCAAATCCGCCTCAGGCTGATTCGCATGCACTTCGAAAGCGGCGTAGGTCATATCGGCGGCAACCTGTCGTCACTGGATGCACTCGCCCTGCTCTTTAACGAATATGTTGGGCCAGCTGATCATTTCATCTTGTCGAAGGGACACTCCGCCGGGGCACTCTACAGCGCGCTCTGGAGCGTGGGTAAGCTTGACGATAAGACACTCACCACGTTTCACAAGGACGGCACCCTGCTGGCAGGCCATCCGCCGGCCAGGGGCATTCCTGAAATCCTGTTTGCCACCGGCAGCCTGGGTCATGGGCTCTCGCTCGCAGCGGGCACAGCACTCGCTGGCCGCATGCGCAACACGTCAAGCCACGTCTATTGCATGACCTCGGACGGCGAATGGCAGGAAGGCTCCACCTGGGAAGCGCTGATCTTCTGCAGTCACCAGCGCCTCGCCAATCTGACCGTACTGGTTGACCACAACCAGCTCCAGGGCTTCGGCTCCACTCAGTCCGTGGCTTCCATGGCACCACTTTGGACGCGTCTGCAAGGTTTCGACATCGAGATCGACGTGGTGAACGGGCATGACCTCGACGCCATTCGGGCTGTACTCGACAAACGGCCTGGCCGACCTCATTTCGTCATGCTCGAAACGCTCAAGGGTAAAGGGGTTTCATTTATGGAAAACCGTATGGAGTGGCATTATCTGCCACTCAACGAAGCGCAATACCAGCAGGCCATCGCAGAGCTAGGCGGATATGAGACAACCATTATGTGA